One stretch of Nocardia mangyaensis DNA includes these proteins:
- a CDS encoding AzlD domain-containing protein → MNAPYLLPAMLALAVGTYALRWTGPALRHRLRLSARTIHLLDTGALILLAALVATATLPTGSGELGIALPAGVAVGGILAWRRAPLLVAVLAAATTTAVLRLIGMH, encoded by the coding sequence ATGAACGCCCCGTACCTGCTGCCCGCCATGTTGGCGCTGGCGGTCGGCACCTATGCCCTGCGCTGGACCGGCCCCGCCCTGCGCCATCGGCTGCGGTTGTCGGCTCGCACGATCCACTTGCTCGACACCGGCGCGCTGATCCTGCTGGCCGCACTGGTCGCCACCGCCACCCTGCCTACCGGATCCGGCGAACTCGGTATCGCCCTCCCCGCCGGTGTCGCCGTCGGCGGCATCCTCGCCTGGCGGCGCGCGCCACTGCTCGTTGCGGTCCTCGCCGCAGCCACCACCACCGCGGTACTGCGCCTGATCGGCATGCACTGA
- a CDS encoding AzlC family ABC transporter permease — MRSIWRTLDKGTAAAVAAACCAVGLFGVSYGASTIAAGFPVWMPIVMAVTVLAGGSELLFFGIVAAGGSPLAAVVAGLLLNARHLPYGLSAPEVFGSGWRRALGIHVLNDESVAFATAPGDQDRKRAAYWACGIGVALCWPLGAALGAGLGSLVPDTSALGLDAVFPVILLALILPALRDRATLRPVLVGAALAVVVAPFVPAGLPVLIALGGLVFALRPPQPTRTEPVAA; from the coding sequence ATGCGTTCGATCTGGCGAACACTCGACAAGGGCACCGCTGCCGCCGTGGCCGCGGCGTGCTGTGCCGTCGGCCTGTTCGGTGTGTCCTACGGCGCCTCGACGATCGCGGCGGGATTCCCGGTGTGGATGCCGATCGTGATGGCGGTGACGGTGCTGGCCGGTGGATCGGAGCTGCTCTTCTTCGGCATCGTCGCGGCCGGTGGCAGCCCGCTCGCGGCCGTGGTCGCCGGCCTGCTGCTCAATGCCAGGCACCTGCCCTACGGTCTGTCCGCGCCAGAGGTGTTCGGGAGCGGCTGGCGGCGGGCGCTGGGCATCCACGTCCTCAACGACGAATCGGTGGCCTTCGCGACCGCACCCGGCGACCAGGACCGCAAACGCGCCGCCTACTGGGCCTGTGGCATCGGCGTCGCGCTGTGCTGGCCACTGGGCGCCGCCCTGGGCGCGGGACTCGGCTCGCTGGTCCCCGACACCTCGGCCCTCGGCCTGGACGCGGTGTTCCCGGTGATCCTGCTCGCCCTGATCCTGCCCGCCCTGCGCGACCGGGCGACCCTGCGCCCCGTACTGGTCGGCGCGGCGCTCGCGGTGGTCGTCGCGCCGTTCGTGCCGGCCGGATTGCCGGTGCTGATCGCGCTGGGCGGACTCGTGTTCGCCCTGCGTCCGCCCCAGCCCACCCGCACCGAACCGGTCGCCGCATGA
- a CDS encoding helix-turn-helix domain-containing protein has translation MDRQDPVAGPPQAVIAASLRRERARAGLSLTEVASRAGVAKSTLSQLESGTGNPSLETLWALCVALEMPFSKLLDPPRANVQVIRADEGAPVPAADADYRVTLLAAGQSHTRCDVYRIAAEPGHTRRSDPHTPGVVEHVVLAAGHAMAGPADEPVEMRPGDYIRYLGDLPHIFEALEPGTWATMVIESA, from the coding sequence ATGGACCGGCAGGACCCGGTCGCCGGACCACCCCAAGCGGTGATCGCGGCGTCGCTGCGGCGCGAACGCGCTCGCGCAGGCTTGTCGCTGACCGAGGTCGCCAGCCGTGCCGGAGTCGCGAAATCCACACTGTCGCAACTGGAATCGGGCACCGGTAACCCCAGCTTGGAAACCCTCTGGGCGCTGTGTGTCGCCCTGGAGATGCCGTTCTCCAAGCTGCTCGACCCGCCCCGCGCCAACGTGCAGGTGATCCGCGCGGACGAGGGTGCACCGGTGCCTGCGGCCGATGCGGACTATCGAGTGACTTTGCTCGCAGCGGGGCAATCGCACACTCGCTGCGACGTCTACCGCATCGCCGCCGAGCCAGGCCACACCCGCCGCTCGGACCCGCACACACCCGGCGTGGTCGAACACGTCGTCCTTGCGGCGGGGCACGCGATGGCGGGCCCCGCCGACGAGCCCGTCGAAATGCGTCCCGGTGATTACATCCGCTACCTGGGCGATCTCCCACACATCTTCGAGGCCCTCGAACCGGGTACCTGGGCCACGATGGTCATCGAGAGCGCTTAG
- a CDS encoding globin — translation MTSGEQTTTSFYDAVGGAETFRRIVSVFYREVAADEILRPLYPEEDLGPAERRLRMFLEQYWGGPRTYSDERGHPRLRMRHHPFVVGPLERDAWMRCMRIAVGEIEPSILDDEHRKALLDYFHMAAHSLQNAPG, via the coding sequence GTGACTTCAGGTGAGCAGACAACGACCTCGTTCTACGACGCGGTAGGCGGCGCCGAGACATTCCGCCGCATCGTGTCGGTGTTCTATCGCGAGGTCGCCGCCGACGAGATCCTGCGACCACTGTATCCGGAGGAGGATCTCGGCCCGGCCGAACGTAGGCTGCGGATGTTCCTCGAACAGTACTGGGGCGGGCCGCGCACCTATTCCGACGAGCGCGGGCATCCGCGGCTGCGGATGCGGCACCACCCGTTCGTCGTCGGGCCACTGGAACGGGACGCGTGGATGCGGTGTATGCGGATCGCCGTCGGCGAGATCGAACCGTCGATCCTGGACGACGAGCACCGCAAGGCCCTGCTCGACTACTTCCACATGGCCGCGCACTCCCTCCAGAACGCGCCCGGCTGA
- a CDS encoding alpha/beta fold hydrolase translates to MSQIRHATVEIQGQSIFFREAGDPDKPTLLLLHGFPTSSAMFRTLIPALADDYHLIAPDHLGFGQSAMPTVEEFDYSFDNLTELTLGLLAALGIERFALYIQDYGAPIGLRIAAAHPERVSAIITQSGNAYMEGFTPFWDVLFAHAADRVTHEPEVRKLLELDATTWQYTHGVPEPRRSLISPDTWTLDQAYLDRPGNKEIQLQLFFDYKNNLDGYPTFQKYFAEHQPPTLIAWGEHDEIFGPDGARAYLRDLPDAELHLLDAGHFALETHGPEIAALIRDFLGRVLV, encoded by the coding sequence GTGAGTCAGATCCGCCACGCCACCGTCGAGATCCAGGGCCAGTCGATCTTCTTCCGGGAGGCGGGTGATCCGGACAAGCCGACCCTGCTTCTGCTGCACGGGTTTCCGACGAGCTCGGCGATGTTTCGCACGCTGATCCCCGCGCTCGCCGACGACTACCACCTGATCGCCCCGGACCATCTCGGCTTCGGGCAGTCGGCCATGCCGACCGTCGAGGAGTTCGACTACAGCTTCGACAACCTCACCGAGCTCACCTTGGGATTGCTCGCCGCCCTTGGCATCGAACGCTTCGCCCTCTACATCCAGGACTACGGCGCCCCGATCGGGTTGCGGATCGCCGCGGCGCACCCCGAGCGGGTGAGCGCGATCATCACCCAGAGCGGCAACGCGTACATGGAAGGCTTCACGCCGTTCTGGGACGTGCTGTTCGCCCACGCGGCCGACCGTGTCACCCACGAACCGGAGGTGCGCAAGCTGCTCGAACTCGACGCGACCACCTGGCAGTACACCCACGGCGTGCCGGAACCGCGGCGCTCGCTGATCAGTCCTGACACCTGGACCCTCGATCAGGCCTACCTGGACCGGCCGGGCAACAAGGAGATCCAGCTGCAGCTGTTCTTCGACTACAAGAACAATCTCGACGGTTACCCGACGTTCCAGAAGTACTTCGCCGAGCATCAGCCGCCGACGCTGATCGCCTGGGGTGAGCACGACGAGATCTTCGGCCCCGACGGTGCCCGCGCCTACCTGCGCGATCTGCCCGATGCCGAACTGCACCTGCTCGACGCGGGCCACTTCGCGCTCGAGACGCACGGGCCGGAGATCGCCGCGCTGATCCGCGACTTCCTGGGCCGGGTTCTGGTCTGA
- a CDS encoding alpha-amylase family glycosyl hydrolase, whose protein sequence is MTQTPASPVPGETSTDPWWKTAVFYQVYPRSFADSDGDGVGDLGGVREKIGYLELLGVDALWICPVMRSPQADGGYDVSDPRDIDPLFGGLAALDELIAEAHDREIKVTMDLVPNHTSVEHSWFVDALAAAPGSPERARYIFRDGRGPDGASPPNNWPSIFGGPAWTRVTEADGSPGQWYLHIFAPEQPDLNWDNPEVADDFEKTLRFWLDRGVDGFRIDVAHGMAKPEGLPDMATVETKMLVHDDDDPRFNNPGVHAIHRRIRTVLDDYPHAVSIGEVWVDDNVRFGEYVRPDELHLAFNFRLAEAPFTAEGVREAITHSLDAVAAVAAPPTWTLSNHDIEREVTRYGGGKAGVARARAMLMVELALPGAVFVYNGAELGLPNVDDLPEDVLQDPVWERTGHAERGRDGCRVPLPWEGTTAPFGFTAGDTSWLPIPADWADRTVEAQLETLHSTLSLYRLAIDLRGTRPEFAGDRLEWYGSPDGCLAFRRPGGLTCVLNASDGPIQLPPGEVLLTSAPVVEDRLPPNAAAWLV, encoded by the coding sequence GTGACACAGACACCTGCCTCGCCGGTGCCGGGGGAAACAAGCACCGATCCGTGGTGGAAGACCGCCGTGTTCTATCAGGTCTATCCGCGCTCGTTCGCCGACTCCGATGGTGATGGGGTGGGCGATCTGGGCGGCGTGCGCGAGAAGATCGGCTACCTGGAGCTACTCGGGGTCGACGCGCTGTGGATCTGCCCGGTCATGCGCTCGCCGCAGGCCGACGGCGGCTACGACGTGTCGGACCCGCGCGATATCGACCCGCTCTTCGGCGGTCTGGCCGCGCTGGACGAATTGATCGCCGAGGCGCACGATCGCGAGATCAAGGTCACCATGGATCTGGTGCCCAACCACACCAGCGTCGAGCATTCCTGGTTCGTCGACGCGCTGGCGGCCGCGCCGGGCAGCCCCGAGCGGGCCCGCTACATCTTCCGCGACGGTAGAGGACCCGACGGCGCTTCCCCGCCCAACAACTGGCCCAGTATCTTCGGCGGCCCCGCCTGGACAAGGGTCACCGAGGCCGATGGTTCCCCGGGCCAGTGGTACCTGCACATCTTCGCGCCCGAGCAGCCCGACCTGAACTGGGACAACCCGGAGGTCGCCGACGATTTCGAGAAGACGCTGCGGTTCTGGCTCGACCGCGGGGTCGACGGGTTCCGCATCGATGTCGCGCACGGCATGGCCAAGCCGGAAGGTCTGCCCGACATGGCCACGGTCGAGACGAAGATGCTGGTGCACGACGACGACGATCCGCGCTTCAACAATCCCGGCGTGCACGCCATCCACCGCCGCATCCGCACAGTCCTCGACGACTATCCGCACGCGGTGTCGATCGGCGAGGTGTGGGTCGACGACAACGTCCGCTTCGGCGAGTACGTGCGCCCGGACGAACTGCATCTGGCGTTCAACTTCCGCCTGGCCGAGGCGCCCTTCACCGCCGAGGGGGTCCGCGAAGCGATCACTCACTCCCTCGACGCGGTCGCCGCGGTGGCCGCGCCGCCGACCTGGACGCTGTCCAATCACGACATCGAACGTGAGGTGACCCGCTACGGCGGGGGCAAGGCCGGGGTGGCGCGGGCCAGGGCGATGCTGATGGTGGAGCTGGCGCTGCCCGGGGCGGTGTTCGTCTACAACGGCGCCGAACTGGGCCTGCCCAATGTCGACGACCTGCCCGAGGACGTGCTGCAGGACCCGGTGTGGGAGCGCACCGGGCACGCCGAACGCGGCCGTGACGGCTGCCGGGTGCCGCTCCCGTGGGAGGGCACCACCGCGCCGTTCGGGTTCACCGCCGGGGACACCTCGTGGCTGCCGATCCCGGCCGACTGGGCCGATCGCACCGTGGAGGCCCAGCTCGAGACCCTGCACTCGACGCTGTCGCTGTACCGGCTCGCGATCGACCTGCGCGGCACGCGGCCGGAGTTCGCCGGTGATCGCCTCGAGTGGTACGGCAGCCCCGACGGGTGCCTGGCCTTCCGCCGACCGGGCGGGCTGACCTGTGTGCTGAACGCCTCCGACGGGCCGATTCAGCTGCCGCCGGGTGAGGTGTTGCTGACCAGCGCGCCGGTCGTCGAGGACCGGCTGCCACCGAACGCGGCGGCCTGGTTGGTGTGA
- a CDS encoding alpha/beta hydrolase family protein, which translates to MRTGIARVLVVGCLVLGASACADDAPEASQLTAGAPRAEFYTPPVESVPGPHGSVITAQPLTGSRAVPGARNTLVLYRSVDAHGQTVAVSGTLAVPEGTPPEGGWPLISWAPGTNGVADVCAPSRTESASPGRDEQARWIAKGYAVARTDYQGLGTPGEHGYLIGDTEQRAMTDIATAAREVDPSVGSRWLAMGHSQGGHAALFAAGAAGAWAPGSPLLGAVALAPASHLGEQVRMAKWAVSNPLGKLGVGDISVYLPLLVRGAQTVSEVDPGRFLTDRAVSLLPVVDSECTAGLRDEGKWGGLSPRDVFTKEGDLSALLRVLDDNDPSGLQFDTPVLVLQGRSDRTVPPQSTDAMVAQQQMRGQSVDYRTYDDVDHSGIVAASFADVLRWVDTRFGITR; encoded by the coding sequence ATGCGGACAGGTATCGCCCGGGTGCTCGTGGTGGGCTGCCTCGTGCTCGGCGCCTCGGCCTGTGCCGACGACGCGCCGGAGGCGAGTCAGCTCACCGCAGGTGCGCCGCGGGCCGAGTTCTACACGCCGCCAGTGGAATCCGTGCCCGGTCCACACGGGTCGGTGATCACGGCACAGCCGCTGACCGGTTCGCGAGCGGTGCCGGGCGCACGCAACACGCTGGTGCTGTACCGGTCGGTCGACGCGCACGGCCAGACCGTGGCGGTGTCGGGCACGCTCGCGGTGCCGGAAGGTACACCGCCCGAAGGCGGTTGGCCGTTGATCTCCTGGGCGCCCGGCACCAATGGCGTCGCCGATGTGTGCGCGCCGTCGCGTACCGAGAGTGCTTCGCCAGGTCGCGACGAGCAGGCACGCTGGATCGCCAAGGGCTACGCGGTGGCGCGGACCGACTACCAGGGCCTGGGCACGCCGGGCGAGCACGGTTATCTGATCGGTGACACCGAACAGCGCGCGATGACCGATATCGCCACCGCCGCAAGGGAAGTCGATCCCTCGGTAGGTTCACGTTGGCTGGCGATGGGGCATTCCCAGGGTGGGCACGCGGCGCTGTTCGCCGCCGGGGCGGCTGGAGCGTGGGCGCCGGGTTCGCCCCTGCTCGGCGCGGTCGCGCTGGCTCCCGCCTCGCATCTCGGCGAGCAGGTGCGGATGGCGAAGTGGGCGGTGTCCAATCCGCTCGGCAAGCTCGGGGTCGGGGACATCTCGGTATATCTGCCGCTGCTGGTGCGTGGGGCGCAGACCGTCAGCGAGGTCGACCCTGGTCGGTTCCTCACCGATCGCGCGGTCTCGCTGCTGCCGGTGGTGGACTCCGAGTGCACAGCCGGGCTGCGAGACGAGGGCAAGTGGGGTGGGCTCTCGCCCAGGGACGTGTTCACCAAGGAGGGGGATCTGTCCGCCCTGCTCCGCGTTCTCGACGACAACGATCCCAGCGGGCTGCAGTTCGACACACCCGTGCTGGTCCTGCAGGGCCGTTCCGACCGCACCGTCCCGCCGCAGTCCACCGACGCGATGGTGGCCCAGCAGCAGATGCGCGGTCAGTCCGTCGACTACCGCAC
- a CDS encoding HNH endonuclease yields the protein MKQRPSARSHEARAHRQLQPAEVHNRGSGAIPLHILSDHHPGAHGHHDLPHHPAPLHLAGDHDVAAWRKRRVLLLNATYEPLTALSARRAVVLLICAKADAVHDDPQAPVLHSAGATVAIPSVIRLRTYVRVPYRARVPMTRAALMHRDRYRCGYCGGKAETIDHVIPRSRGGEHSWENCVASCAPCNHRKADKMLTELGWTLRHPLVSPKGPHWRLLSTTADLDPTWLQYLGEGAA from the coding sequence ATGAAGCAGCGACCAAGCGCCCGCTCACACGAGGCGCGCGCGCATCGACAACTCCAGCCCGCCGAAGTCCACAATCGTGGCTCGGGGGCTATCCCGCTGCACATCTTGTCCGATCATCATCCGGGCGCACACGGTCATCACGACCTGCCGCATCATCCCGCGCCGCTGCATCTCGCCGGAGACCACGACGTCGCCGCATGGCGCAAACGCCGGGTCCTCCTGCTCAACGCCACCTACGAACCGCTCACCGCACTGTCCGCGCGCCGCGCTGTCGTTCTGCTGATCTGCGCCAAGGCCGACGCGGTCCACGACGATCCACAGGCCCCGGTCCTGCATTCCGCGGGCGCCACCGTGGCGATTCCCTCCGTCATCCGGCTGCGCACCTACGTGCGCGTGCCCTACCGCGCCCGAGTGCCCATGACCAGGGCCGCGCTCATGCACCGTGACCGCTATCGCTGCGGGTACTGCGGCGGCAAAGCCGAGACCATCGACCACGTCATCCCGCGTAGCCGCGGTGGCGAACACTCGTGGGAGAACTGCGTCGCCAGCTGCGCCCCCTGCAACCACCGCAAGGCGGACAAGATGCTGACCGAACTCGGCTGGACGCTGCGTCATCCGCTGGTCTCACCCAAGGGGCCGCACTGGCGACTGCTCTCGACCACCGCCGACCTGGACCCGACCTGGTTGCAGTACCTCGGGGAGGGCGCGGCCTAA
- a CDS encoding DUF5130 domain-containing protein, giving the protein MASSEWPAVVEADLPHGFALTSSGRVSGVHEPGTVFDEVPFTDRERVALDNALTDATRATKVRFNIYLGDLGNDPSAGADAILPNTPEAADSVLIAVSPNQQAIEVRSGVNVAERANDRICQLGVTAALASFRQGNLIDGLISAVRVMAAAIGR; this is encoded by the coding sequence GTGGCAAGTTCTGAGTGGCCCGCGGTGGTCGAGGCCGATCTGCCGCACGGTTTCGCGCTGACCAGCAGCGGACGAGTCTCGGGCGTACACGAGCCCGGCACGGTTTTCGACGAGGTGCCGTTCACCGATCGTGAGCGCGTCGCCCTCGACAACGCGCTCACCGACGCGACCCGCGCGACCAAGGTCCGCTTCAACATCTACCTCGGTGACCTCGGCAACGATCCCTCGGCCGGTGCCGACGCGATCCTGCCGAACACCCCGGAGGCGGCCGACTCGGTGCTCATCGCCGTCTCCCCGAACCAGCAGGCGATCGAGGTGCGTTCCGGGGTGAACGTGGCCGAGCGGGCCAACGATCGCATCTGCCAGCTGGGCGTCACCGCCGCGCTGGCCTCGTTCCGTCAGGGCAATCTGATCGACGGCTTGATCTCGGCAGTGCGCGTGATGGCCGCCGCCATCGGCCGGTAG